Proteins from a genomic interval of Mobula birostris isolate sMobBir1 unplaced genomic scaffold, sMobBir1.hap1 scaffold_3055, whole genome shotgun sequence:
- the LOC140192913 gene encoding cathepsin F-like has translation MFRLLVACLVATQVIPSRCSSPADLPEDEAMFQMRSDFEEFKVAYNRSYDGEEEENRRFQIFVENMKKAQMFEKDDTGTAEHGITEFSDMTDEEFNQFYLNPVMMNDSSWMEEMTKIPMAEPLTECRTIRQWDWRSRGAVTVVRNQGRCSASWAFACVANVESLWYLKTKSLTVLSEQEILDCDSYDRACKGGFPFSAFYSIVRLGGLMSQRRYPYKARQCRCRQVRQRRVAKIKSFRCITPYEREMQKWVYRRGPIVVSMNAVLLKTYRRGILRPSSFRCPLRKLNHVVCIVGFGYQRGMPYWIVRNSWGRTWGEGGYFRLYLGEKCCGVNRFPMTAVM, from the exons ATGTTCCGGCTTCTCGTTGCCTGCCTGGTGGCGACCCAGGTCATCCCGTCTCGGTGCTCCTCCCCGGCGGATCTGCCAGAAGATGAGGCGATG TTCCAAATGCGGTCCGATTTCGAGGAGTTCAAAGTGGCTTACAACAGGAGTTATGACGGAGAGGAAG AAGAGAATCGCCGTTTCCAGATCTTTGTGGAGAACATGAAGAAGGCTCAGATGTTTGAGAAGGACGACACAGGAACGGCCGAGCATGGAATCACCGAATTCAGTGACATGACAG ACGAAGAATTCAATCAGTTCTACCTCAACCCGGTAATGATGAACGACTCATCCTGGATGGAGGAGATGACGAAGATACCCATGGCCGAACCCCTGACAGAATGTCGGACAATACGCCAATGGGACTGGCGTAGCAGAGGAGCTGTAACTGTGGTCAGAAATCAG GGGAGGTGTTCTGCGTCCTGGGCTTTTGCGTGCGTTGCCAATGTCGAGTCGCTGTGGTACTTGAAGACGAAATCACTGACTGTCCTCTCGGAGCAAG AGATCCTGGACTGTGACTCGTACGACAGGGCTTGTAAAGGTGGTTTTCCCTTCAGCGCGTTCTACAGTATAGTACGTCTAG GGGGATTGATGTCTCAAAGGCGATACCCCTACAAGGCCAGGCAGTGTAGGTGCAGACAGGTACGCCAGAGACGTGTCGCCAAGATAAAGTCCTTCCGATGCATCACCCCTTATGAGCGAG AAATGCAGAAGTGGGTGTACCGAAGAGGACCCATTGTCGTCTCAATGAACGCCGTCCTGCTGAAA ACCTACAGGAGGGGAATACTGCGTCCTAGCTCATTCAGGTGCCCTTTGAGGAAATTGAACCACGTCGTGTGCATTGTGGGATTCGGCTACC AAAGGGGGATGCCGTACTGGATCGTGAGGAATAGCTGGGGACGGACATGGGGAGAGGGG GGATATTTCCGCCTCTACCTTGGGGAGAAGTGCTGtggagtgaatcgcttcccaatGACTGCAGTTATGTAA